The region GTTGAACGCGGCGGTGGAAGCGGCGCGCGCCGGTGAGGCCGGACGTGGTTTTGCCGTTGTGGCGGGCGAAGTCCGTAATCTGGCTCAGCGTAGCGGTCAAGCGGCTAAGGATATCGGCGCATTGATCGGCGATTCCGTTCAGCGTGTCGAAGCGGGATCCGTCCAATTGACGCAGGCCGGCGCGGCAATGGGCGATATTATCAACAGCATCATGAGTGTGGATGCATTGATTCGCGATATCGCGTCGGCGTCTGAAGAGCAAAAGAACGGCATTAAGCAGGTGAGCCTGGCCGTGACGGAAATGGACGGCGTGACCCAGCAGAATGCGGCGCTGGTGGAGGAAGCGGCATCATCGGCGGCATCGCTGGAGTCTCAGGCTCGGCAACTGGCGGGCGCCGTCACCGTATTCAGTCTGTCGGAGGAGGAGCACCGGTATTCCGCCAACGGCATGCTGCCCACGTCACGACTGGCATTGAGCGCAGCGCCGTCCCGTTGAGATTAATTGCCGTGTCGTGAACGACGCGGCTTCTTTTTCACCGAACGCATCATAAAAGCCATCGGTTTCGGTACCGGTGGTTTTTTATGGCTGACACTACCTGAATCATATCCCCACCATTTTGCTGGCTGCCGGTACGTCGGCTGCCTCACATTCCGGTCGATCTCTGCCTTGCTCCTCCGGCACGGCAGCACGTTGGCTTAAGGCTTTCCTGTCGCCCGAATAATGTAGGCTACAACAATGACAGCGATAGGTGTTTTTAATGAAGGGGAAATAACCAGCAATATTAAAGGGAAAGTGCATGCATATTTTATAATGTGATCGCTGACGGCATAGTGTTTTTTAATTTAAGGCTCGCTTAATTTTCTCTGGGTAATCTTTGAAATGAAGGTCGTCGGGTTCTCGGATTATTTTTCTGAGCAACGAAAACGATAAGCTGAAGTGCTATTTCACTTGTTTAATTGGCAATAGTTTATACCGGAAAGATTAGTACTGTGACTGATTCTCAGTGCTGGCTTTGCCGGTTTCACCAGGGTTTTTCTTGTCACGATGCGCAGATAAGTAAACAGCGGTAAAGAATACGCCTGATTACACGGGGAGCAACCAACGCAGGTGACTATAACTAATATACGTGCCATGCACGCAGAAAATGATTCGGAGCCTGTTATGAATTTCTTGAAAAATATCACCGTCAGACGAATGATGTTAATTATCCTGGTGCTCTTTACGCTTGTATGGGGAATGGCATCCTCATTAACCCTGTATTCGCTTGGCAATGTTAATGGTTTATTGAGTGACAATCAGGATCAGAAAAAAAGCTATTCCATTCTGGTCCGCGGCAATGATCAATATTCTCGTGCGGTAATGCGTATGTCGCGCATACCGGAATTTATACAACAAGGCGATATGGATAATGCCCAGAAAACGTTGAGTTCTGCGACGGGTGCGCTGAAAAATGCCCAAGAGGCGTTGGCGCAGTTTAAGCGCAGCCGGCAGGTTGGCGTCAGCGATGAACAGGTCCAGCAACTGATTGCATCATGGGAACAGATTCTCAGCAATGCGGTCGAGCCAATGATGAGCGCGCTGAAAGACGGGCGAATGGACGAATTTAAACGAATTTTCCTGAAACAATATCCGCCGATGAGCGTGGAGTTTGGCGAATTGACGGAAAAATACGCCGCCGCTATCCAGTCCGACAATACTATTACGAATGTAGAGAACTACATCGCTATTAGCAAAAACGTGTTACTGGTTGCTTTGATAATGGGTGTTCTCGTGCTGTTCCTGAGCGACCGTTATCTGGTCGGTTATCTGGTGAAACCGATTGGTCAGATTAAACGCCATCTGGAATTGCTGACCAGCGGTAAACTCGGCGTCGAGCTGGATGAATTCGGCCGTAACTGCGCCGGTCAGTTGATCCCCTACATCCGGACAATGCAGCACAGCCTTCGCAATACGGTGCAGACTATCCACGCCGGTTCGTCGGTGATTTACACCGGCACCAGTGAAATTCGGCAGGGCAATGACGAACTGTCGCGCCGTACCGACCAGCAGGCGGCCGCCTTGCAGGAAACCGCCGCCAGCATGGAAGAGCTGACATCGACGGTGAAAAATAATGCTGATAACGTGCATCAGGCGCGGCAGATTTCAGAAGAGGCGCAGCGGATGGCCCGGCATGGCGGCGACATTACCGACAGCGTGGTGACCACCATGCAGGGTATTTCCGACAGCTCCCGCAAGATTGCCGATATCACCAGCGTGATTAACGGCATCGCCTTCCAGACCAATATCCTGGCGCTGAACGCGGCGGTGGAAGCGGCGCGGGCCGGCGAGCAGGGTCGAGGTTTCGCGGTGGTGGCCGGAGAAGTGCGCAATCTGGCGCAGCGCAGCGCGCAGGCGGCCAAAGAGATTGAGACGCTGATCGGCGAATCGGTCAGCCGGGTGAGTACCGGCTCTGAGCTGGTGCGGGAAGCCGGTAGCGCGATGGAAGTGATTATCTCCTCGGTGTCGCGGGTACACGACCTGATGGGCGAGATTTCGGCGGCGTCCGACGAGCAGAGCCGGGGTATTGCGCAAATTGGTCAGGCGGTAACGGAAATGGACGGCGTGACGCAGCAGAACGCGGCGCTGGTGCAGGAAGCCTCGACGGCGGCGGCGTCGCTGGAAGATCAGGCGCAGAGCCTGGCGGCGGCGGTGGCGGCGTTTGACCTGGGCGATACGCCACTGCGCTCCCCACGCGTTAACGCTCCGGCGTTGAAACGACCGGCGCTGAAAGCCTCCCTGCCGGCCAGGTCGTCCCACGGAGACTGGGAAACGTTCTGACAGGCTTCTGGTTCTCTCGTTTTAGCTCAGAATGCACCGGCTTGCCGGTGCATTCTGTTTTATGGCGATGGTGGCAGGTTTTTATCCGGGTGGTTGCCGCTGAGATGATTACCCGGGACTCAATAACTGAGGGAATTAAAAAATAAACAAGGCTGAAATGAAATAACGTGATCCTGGTCAGCTTTACTTTTTTATTTTAAGGCTCACTTAATTTTCAATCGGTAGTATTAACGATGAAGACACATTGAACGTGTTGCCGGTCATGAAAGTGAATACGGGTCGCTAAAAAGGAATGCGGTTTATTTAACCGCTATCTATGCCGGAATAAAAATATTGTTATTACATTGTTGAAATAATTTTATTGAGCCAGGGTTTTTCTTGTCACAATGCGCAGCAGGTGCACAGTGGTGAGCGATGCACTATTTACACTGGGGAATACCAACCGCAGGTGGCTATGACTAAGCAAGCGCTGAAGGCGCGACTAATTATCCGGAGCCTGTTATGAATATCTTAAGACACATCACTGTCAGAAGAATGTTGTTAATTATCCTGACACTGTTTACCGTTATCTGGGGAATGGCATCCATTTTTACTCTGAACTCATTCAGCAGCATGAGTGATTTGCTGAATGACAACATGGCACAAAAGAAGAGTTACTCGACGCTGGTCAAAGGCAACGATCAATATTTCCGTGCGGTAACACGGATGTTGCGCGCGGTGGATTACCTGCAGACCGGCGATGCCGACAATGCGCAGAAAACCCTGAGTTCAGCCGCCAGCGCATTGAAGAATAGCGAAGAGGCGCTGGCGCAGTTTAAAAACAGCGAGCATATCGGGGTGGATAAAGAGGTGGTGCAGCAGATGACCGATGTCTGGGGCCGGTTGCTGCAAAGCGTAGTGGAGCCGATGCTGACGGCGGTCAAAGACGGTCGGATGGACGATTTCCGCCAGCTGTTTCGCAAACAGTATCCGCCGTTGAGCGTGGAATTCGGCGGCGTGGCGGACAAGTACGTGACGGCTATTCAATCCGATGATGCCATTATCTCAGCGGAAAAACATATTGCCATCAACAAGGATCTGCTGCTGGTTGCCCTGATTATCGGCGTCATCGTACTGTTCCTGAGCGACCGTTATCTGGTCAACTATCTGGTGAAACCGATTGGTCAGATTAAACATCACCTGGAATTGCTGACCAGCGGCAAACTCGGGGTGGAACTGGATGAATTCGGCCGCAACTGTGCCGGTCAGCTGATCCCTTACATCCGGGCGATGCAGCACAGCCTGCGCAATACGGTGCAGACTATCCATGCCAGCTCATCGGTGATTTACACCGGTACCAGCGAAATTCGGCAGGGCAATGACGAACTGTCGCGCCGTACCGACCAGCAGGCGGCGGCTTTGCAGGAAACCGCCGCCAGTATGGAAGAGCTGACCTCGACGGTGAAAAACAACGCGGATAACGTACGTCAGGCGCGGCAGATTTCGGAAGAGGCACAGCAGATGGCTCGTCAGGGCGGCGACATTACCGACAGCGTGGTGACCACCATGCAGGGTATTTCCGACAGCTCGCGCAAGATTGCCGATATCACCAGCGTGATTAACGGCATCGCCTTCCAGACCAATATCCTGGCGCTGAACGCGGCGGTGGAAGCGGCGCGGGCCGGCGAACAGGGTCGCGGTTTCGCGGTGGTGGCCGGGGAAGTACGCAATCTGGCGCAGCGCAGCGCGCAGGCCGCCAAAGAGATTGAGACGCTGATTGGCGAATCGGTCAGCCGGGTGAGTACCGGCTCTGAACTGGTGCGGGAAGCGGGCAACGCGATGGAAGTGATTATCTCCTCGGTATCGCGGGTGCATGACCTGATGGGCGAGATTTCGGCGGCGTCCGATGAGCAGAGCCGGGGCATTGCGCAAATCGGTCAGGCGGTGACGGAAATGGACGGCGTGACGCAGCAGAACGCGGCGCTGGTGGAGGAAGCCTCGACGGCGGCGGCGTCGCTGGAAGATCAGGCGCAAAGTCTGGCGGCGGCGGTAGCGGCGTTTGACCTGGGCGATACGCCGCTGCGCTCCCCACGCGTTAGCGCTCCGGCGCTGAAACGACCGGCGCTGAAAGCCTCCCTGCCGGCCAGGTCGTCTCACGGCGACTGGGAAACATTCTGACGCGTTTCCAACCTCTCGCGTTATCGCCGAAGGCATCGGTTTACCGGTGCCTTCGGCTTACTCCGTTTTATATCCCACCTGTTCGCCTGACGCGGTGATAACGACGATTTGCCGTTATGGTCCGTGCTGCACTGTAATAATTTTCTATCGCTTCTATACTCGATTGGAACATCCAACGTTAAGACAACAAGGGTTAAAACCGTATCGTCAAAAATAACGCTGTTTAAAATCGTATTCGTTAAATAACGGACGCCTGACGCCAGCTATCTTGGCGACAGGCACGGTTGTTTTGACGCGCTCAGAGGCCAGATGGCGTTCGGCACAGAGCGGATAACAGCGCGGTGGAAAGGGCGGCGTGCGACGAGAGGGAGGAAAAAGTGGTATAAATTTTAACAGTTGCAATGGGTTATTA is a window of Dickeya solani IPO 2222 DNA encoding:
- a CDS encoding methyl-accepting chemotaxis protein produces the protein MNFLKNITVRRMMLIILVLFTLVWGMASSLTLYSLGNVNGLLSDNQDQKKSYSILVRGNDQYSRAVMRMSRIPEFIQQGDMDNAQKTLSSATGALKNAQEALAQFKRSRQVGVSDEQVQQLIASWEQILSNAVEPMMSALKDGRMDEFKRIFLKQYPPMSVEFGELTEKYAAAIQSDNTITNVENYIAISKNVLLVALIMGVLVLFLSDRYLVGYLVKPIGQIKRHLELLTSGKLGVELDEFGRNCAGQLIPYIRTMQHSLRNTVQTIHAGSSVIYTGTSEIRQGNDELSRRTDQQAAALQETAASMEELTSTVKNNADNVHQARQISEEAQRMARHGGDITDSVVTTMQGISDSSRKIADITSVINGIAFQTNILALNAAVEAARAGEQGRGFAVVAGEVRNLAQRSAQAAKEIETLIGESVSRVSTGSELVREAGSAMEVIISSVSRVHDLMGEISAASDEQSRGIAQIGQAVTEMDGVTQQNAALVQEASTAAASLEDQAQSLAAAVAAFDLGDTPLRSPRVNAPALKRPALKASLPARSSHGDWETF
- a CDS encoding methyl-accepting chemotaxis protein; this encodes MNILRHITVRRMLLIILTLFTVIWGMASIFTLNSFSSMSDLLNDNMAQKKSYSTLVKGNDQYFRAVTRMLRAVDYLQTGDADNAQKTLSSAASALKNSEEALAQFKNSEHIGVDKEVVQQMTDVWGRLLQSVVEPMLTAVKDGRMDDFRQLFRKQYPPLSVEFGGVADKYVTAIQSDDAIISAEKHIAINKDLLLVALIIGVIVLFLSDRYLVNYLVKPIGQIKHHLELLTSGKLGVELDEFGRNCAGQLIPYIRAMQHSLRNTVQTIHASSSVIYTGTSEIRQGNDELSRRTDQQAAALQETAASMEELTSTVKNNADNVRQARQISEEAQQMARQGGDITDSVVTTMQGISDSSRKIADITSVINGIAFQTNILALNAAVEAARAGEQGRGFAVVAGEVRNLAQRSAQAAKEIETLIGESVSRVSTGSELVREAGNAMEVIISSVSRVHDLMGEISAASDEQSRGIAQIGQAVTEMDGVTQQNAALVEEASTAAASLEDQAQSLAAAVAAFDLGDTPLRSPRVSAPALKRPALKASLPARSSHGDWETF